A region from the Flavobacterium enshiense genome encodes:
- a CDS encoding tetratricopeptide repeat protein: MPAANSGFEQVGFGCIMGRSFCIFDLVIKQTNETKVPTFSKPAGRYGQGKKTKRMKLKNIFSDKQTKVFIVTNQDDENELNWIIEPTDFELIPEEENTYFVKAVEVSEKNITNCYLGISTPERIAETVIKKNIIGQTKAINIYDQEKTIIPSIASECFGDYELFYAKENPQIGIEILRNGLDKAINKNVIAEDLAYILRDEGRIEEAIEIFKKSEEFGPSSEYIFLELSRLYEELGQSDKKIEYNQKFKDNGGIE; the protein is encoded by the coding sequence ATGCCAGCTGCTAACAGCGGTTTTGAGCAAGTGGGGTTTGGGTGTATAATGGGACGATCTTTTTGTATATTTGACTTAGTGATAAAACAAACTAACGAAACAAAAGTCCCCACCTTCTCAAAGCCGGCGGGACGTTATGGGCAAGGCAAAAAAACGAAACGGATGAAACTGAAAAATATCTTTTCTGATAAACAAACAAAAGTATTCATTGTTACTAACCAAGATGATGAAAATGAATTGAATTGGATTATAGAACCAACTGATTTTGAACTTATACCAGAAGAAGAAAACACATATTTTGTAAAGGCTGTAGAGGTTTCTGAAAAAAATATTACTAATTGCTATCTCGGAATATCTACACCTGAAAGAATTGCAGAAACAGTAATTAAGAAAAATATAATCGGGCAAACAAAAGCAATAAATATTTATGACCAAGAGAAGACTATAATTCCTTCTATTGCTTCCGAGTGTTTTGGAGATTATGAATTATTTTATGCAAAAGAAAATCCACAAATAGGAATCGAAATCTTAAGAAATGGCCTAGATAAAGCAATTAATAAAAATGTTATTGCTGAAGATCTTGCCTATATTCTACGTGATGAAGGACGAATTGAAGAAGCTATTGAAATATTTAAAAAAAGTGAAGAGTTTGGGCCTTCCTCAGAATATATTTTTTTGGAACTTTCAAGACTTTATGAAGAATTGGGACAATCGGATAAGAAAATAGAATACAATCAAAAATTTAAGGATAACGGAGGAATAGAATAA
- a CDS encoding M23 family metallopeptidase, which translates to MPNRILKIIKNIIFTFIFILFGCKTTKLPNKKYYQYEYEKSYSYKNDSLKIEIKNPLYSPLRIWFINSDSEIQNKLNQINPIVLESKTDTIITLTNILKFNNQLSFSSRLGSLSKKITEIELDFPFKDNKEYVVLQGNNTNFTHNTNWSKYAIDFNLKTNDTICSATNGYVVGVVNDYKYSGKGQEWKSFSNFITIYEPNSGIFCQYAHLVKNGSLVKVGDKIERGQKIGLSGNTGQSTREHLHFSCLIPVNTEDGLKSIPITFVNGQKGIELKNGDKVKK; encoded by the coding sequence ATGCCAAACAGAATCCTTAAAATAATTAAGAACATAATTTTTACATTTATATTTATTCTTTTTGGATGTAAAACAACAAAACTTCCAAATAAGAAATATTATCAATATGAATATGAAAAATCTTATTCATATAAAAACGATTCGTTAAAAATTGAAATAAAAAATCCTCTATATAGCCCTTTAAGAATATGGTTCATAAATTCCGATTCTGAAATACAAAATAAATTGAATCAAATAAATCCAATCGTGTTGGAAAGTAAAACTGATACTATAATAACATTGACAAACATACTTAAATTTAATAACCAACTAAGTTTTAGTTCTCGTTTAGGAAGCCTTTCAAAAAAAATAACCGAAATTGAACTTGATTTTCCTTTTAAGGACAACAAAGAATATGTTGTGCTTCAAGGTAATAATACAAATTTTACACATAACACAAATTGGTCTAAATATGCTATTGACTTCAATTTAAAAACGAACGACACAATTTGTTCTGCAACAAATGGTTATGTTGTCGGAGTTGTGAATGATTACAAATATTCTGGAAAAGGGCAAGAATGGAAATCTTTTTCAAATTTCATCACTATTTATGAACCAAATTCTGGAATCTTTTGCCAATATGCTCATTTAGTAAAAAATGGAAGTTTAGTTAAAGTTGGAGACAAAATTGAACGTGGACAAAAAATTGGGCTTTCTGGAAATACTGGACAAAGCACAAGAGAGCATTTACATTTTAGCTGTTTAATACCTGTAAATACTGAAGATGGACTAAAATCTATTCCTATTACTTTTGTTAACGGACAAAAAGGAATAGAATTAAAAAATGGAGACAAAGTAAAAAAATAA
- a CDS encoding dihydrofolate reductase family protein gives MRKLKLQMNMTIDGFVGGVNGEQDWLERNQDSEFIKLYQKDIVDSADTLLLGRKMTDVFISHWESQYDNPNAVFARKLVDISKIVFSKTITTIPGKNVRVENGDLVTIVNQLKREKGKDILVYGGASFVSSLVKHNLIDEYNFFIHRTAIGNGLKIFTDTTKLKLINSKSFECGVVANQYKPEL, from the coding sequence ATGAGAAAATTAAAACTACAGATGAATATGACCATTGACGGTTTTGTCGGTGGTGTAAATGGTGAGCAGGACTGGCTTGAACGAAATCAGGACAGTGAGTTTATAAAGTTGTATCAGAAAGACATAGTTGACTCGGCTGACACACTTCTATTGGGCAGAAAAATGACAGACGTATTTATCAGTCATTGGGAAAGTCAATATGATAATCCTAATGCGGTGTTCGCTCGTAAACTGGTTGACATCTCTAAAATTGTTTTTAGCAAAACCATTACAACCATACCAGGGAAAAACGTAAGAGTTGAAAATGGCGACCTGGTTACTATTGTAAACCAACTGAAAAGAGAAAAAGGCAAAGACATTCTTGTATATGGTGGAGCAAGTTTTGTTTCATCACTTGTCAAACACAATTTAATTGACGAGTATAATTTTTTCATTCACCGGACAGCAATTGGAAATGGACTAAAAATTTTTACGGACACAACAAAACTAAAACTCATAAACAGCAAGTCGTTTGAATGTGGTGTAGTTGCTAATCAATATAAACCTGAACTATGA
- a CDS encoding SDR family NAD(P)-dependent oxidoreductase, with protein MKVMKDKVALVTGAASGLGFATAKAFAEAGASVVLSDWDENAVKIAAQKLESEGHSVLAITCDVSDDKQVEAMIEKTIATFGRLDAAYNNAGVQNALAGAADQTREDFDRVMSINLRGVWSCMKYELQHMRKQGSGAIVNCSSIGGILGGAQRGTYHAAKHGVIGLTKSAAIEYAPQNIRINTICPGLIHTAMADQLIADGQGEAIDALLKEVPIGRLGRSEEIANAVLFLCSDAASLIIGHTLVVDGGFSIH; from the coding sequence ATGAAAGTAATGAAGGACAAAGTCGCTCTTGTAACAGGCGCGGCTTCAGGATTAGGATTTGCAACTGCAAAAGCTTTTGCGGAAGCTGGAGCATCGGTAGTTTTATCCGATTGGGACGAAAATGCTGTGAAAATTGCAGCGCAAAAATTGGAATCCGAAGGACATTCTGTGCTAGCAATCACTTGTGATGTTTCAGATGATAAACAAGTTGAGGCAATGATTGAAAAAACAATTGCGACATTTGGTCGTTTGGATGCCGCATATAACAATGCTGGAGTTCAAAACGCGCTTGCGGGCGCGGCCGACCAAACACGAGAAGATTTTGACAGGGTTATGAGTATAAATCTTCGAGGTGTTTGGAGCTGCATGAAATATGAATTACAACATATGCGAAAACAAGGAAGCGGTGCTATTGTAAATTGTTCTTCCATTGGAGGAATTTTGGGAGGAGCGCAAAGAGGAACTTATCACGCTGCGAAACATGGCGTAATTGGATTAACAAAAAGTGCGGCAATAGAATATGCACCGCAAAATATTCGAATAAATACAATCTGTCCTGGATTAATTCATACAGCAATGGCAGATCAATTGATTGCCGATGGTCAAGGAGAAGCCATAGATGCATTGCTGAAAGAAGTTCCAATTGGTAGATTAGGACGATCCGAAGAAATTGCAAATGCCGTTCTGTTTCTTTGTAGCGATGCTGCGAGTTTGATAATTGGACATACCCTAGTTGTTGATGGCGGATTTAGTATTCATTAA
- a CDS encoding HXXEE domain-containing protein gives MLGQIAPKASGPASSYFLAVNITAFWIMSPTCALLSRKHPFTGLAVYSIILVNTFFHLMPTLSTGSYNAGLVTTILLFIPILAWLLSKCLGTGKHKRRAILYLVLGGLMYHIILTGPMFLALKINIADSIIALSQILNAVILLAFFLWADKKIKLQKD, from the coding sequence ATGCTTGGACAAATAGCCCCTAAAGCATCTGGTCCAGCCAGTAGTTACTTTTTGGCAGTGAATATTACTGCATTTTGGATTATGTCTCCTACTTGCGCATTACTTAGTAGAAAACATCCATTTACAGGTCTAGCGGTCTACTCTATTATTTTAGTTAACACATTTTTCCATTTAATGCCTACACTATCAACCGGTAGTTATAACGCGGGACTTGTAACGACCATTTTACTTTTTATACCAATATTAGCATGGCTTTTAAGTAAATGTCTTGGTACTGGTAAACATAAAAGACGAGCCATATTGTATCTCGTTTTAGGCGGACTTATGTATCACATTATTTTGACTGGTCCAATGTTTCTAGCTTTAAAAATAAATATTGCTGACAGCATTATTGCTCTTTCTCAAATATTGAATGCAGTAATCCTTTTAGCATTTTTTCTTTGGGCAGACAAAAAAATTAAGCTACAGAAAGACTAA